A single Arcobacter sp. FWKO B DNA region contains:
- a CDS encoding MlaD family protein, translating into METRVNYMLVGLFVVTVFVGLIIFLLWHTNYSQSKHYNYYKINIKESVAGLNQKAPVKLRGVNVGEVDKIFINPDNTEEVSIIIKVDSKTPIKVDSYALLKPQGITGLIYLEIEGGSNKSEILKSDNYDEMATIAVKQSLFTMVDRSFESLINKLAMILNDKNIENFEKLLDNSAKSSEHIAKISKSLLDEENNIKEFISQAKYSIKALENMSNVIAKIGTDDATLMLSKITAVAESINTLVEKIDQKVVEQNIMPLEGTLSELNLLIIETNSLIQRLQESPSDLFFKSTPKKLGPGEHR; encoded by the coding sequence ATGGAAACAAGAGTTAATTATATGTTAGTAGGGTTATTTGTAGTTACTGTATTTGTAGGGTTAATCATATTTCTTTTATGGCATACAAATTATTCTCAAAGCAAACATTACAACTATTATAAAATCAATATTAAAGAATCAGTTGCAGGATTAAATCAAAAAGCCCCTGTTAAACTAAGAGGGGTAAATGTTGGTGAGGTTGATAAAATTTTTATAAATCCTGACAATACGGAAGAAGTTTCTATTATCATAAAAGTAGACTCAAAAACACCCATAAAGGTAGATAGTTACGCATTACTTAAACCGCAGGGGATTACAGGGCTTATTTATCTTGAAATAGAAGGTGGTTCTAATAAATCTGAAATCTTAAAAAGTGATAATTATGATGAAATGGCGACTATTGCCGTCAAGCAGTCTTTGTTTACGATGGTTGATAGATCTTTTGAGTCTTTAATCAATAAGTTAGCTATGATTTTAAATGATAAGAATATTGAAAATTTTGAGAAACTTTTAGATAATAGTGCAAAAAGCTCTGAACACATCGCAAAGATATCAAAGTCACTTTTAGATGAAGAAAATAACATAAAAGAGTTTATATCTCAAGCAAAATATAGTATAAAAGCACTAGAAAATATGTCAAATGTTATAGCTAAAATAGGTACTGATGATGCTACACTGATGTTATCTAAGATAACGGCAGTAGCTGAATCTATTAATACTTTGGTGGAAAAAATAGATCAAAAAGTAGTTGAACAAAATATAATGCCTCTTGAAGGAACACTAAGTGAGCTAAATTTATTGATAATAGAAACTAATTCATTGATTCAAAGATTACAAGAGAGTCCATCTGATTTGTTTTTTAAATCAACACCAAAAAAACTAGGTCCAGGAGAACATAGATGA
- a CDS encoding ABC-type transport auxiliary lipoprotein family protein, giving the protein MKTIIVITFLILFSGCSYKKTQSTQSLNLRLQTPKEISIYENVPKVLFINKIKGVNYISTRDFIYSDTNGVYGAYAYHKWDEPLSKQIENILTQTFTQSGLFKSVTTSSSILSYDLVLECNIYDFKHIVDDNTSKVILNIELKIIDVKTKQLINSEIFILEKDTQTVDGKGALQAYNLAIQEFVQNALHWLESSLR; this is encoded by the coding sequence ATGAAAACAATAATAGTTATAACTTTTTTAATATTATTTAGTGGTTGTTCATATAAAAAAACACAATCTACACAAAGCCTTAATTTAAGGTTACAAACTCCAAAAGAAATATCTATATATGAAAATGTTCCTAAAGTTTTATTTATAAATAAAATAAAAGGAGTTAACTATATATCTACAAGAGATTTTATATATAGTGATACAAACGGAGTTTATGGTGCATATGCATATCATAAATGGGATGAGCCTTTATCAAAGCAAATTGAGAATATATTAACTCAAACTTTCACACAAAGTGGACTTTTTAAAAGTGTAACTACATCTTCAAGTATATTAAGTTACGATTTAGTTCTTGAGTGTAATATATATGATTTTAAGCATATTGTAGATGACAATACTTCAAAGGTTATTTTAAATATAGAGTTAAAAATTATTGATGTTAAAACTAAACAGTTAATTAATAGTGAAATTTTTATATTAGAAAAAGATACACAAACAGTAGATGGAAAAGGAGCTTTACAAGCTTATAACTTAGCTATACAAGAGTTTGTACAAAATGCCTTGCATTGGCTAGAATCATCTTTAAGGTAA
- the tatA gene encoding twin-arginine translocase TatA/TatE family subunit has product MGVPSGMELVVIVVVILLLFGGKKIPELAKGLGSGIKNFKNALNSNENEVEAKVVHSSVQSDSTIKKEENLKV; this is encoded by the coding sequence ATGGGTGTTCCAAGTGGAATGGAATTAGTTGTTATTGTTGTAGTTATACTACTACTTTTTGGTGGTAAAAAAATACCAGAACTTGCAAAAGGTCTAGGAAGTGGCATTAAGAACTTTAAAAATGCTTTAAATAGTAATGAAAATGAAGTTGAAGCTAAAGTTGTTCACAGTAGTGTACAATCTGACTCTACGATCAAAAAAGAAGAGAATCTAAAAGTATAA
- a CDS encoding calcium/sodium antiporter, which translates to MILFLLSIVIGFILLVWSADKFVDGAATTAKHLGMPALLIGILIVGFGTSAPEMVVSAIAAFEGNPALALGNALGSNIVNIALILGITALVAPIAVHSNIVKKEIPLLLILVLVTGFLLLDDTLSFYEGLFLLIGFFALIGWSVYTAIKGKGDTLESEMQEELEIKTMSLKEGILWLVIGLVLLIISSRILVWGAVGVATEFGVSDLIIGLTIVALGTSLPELAASVIAAKKGEHDIAIGNVVGSNMFNLLAVIGIATVIHPMSAIPAEVLQRDWIVMFVLTIALLAMAYGFKDREGRINRVEGTILILCYIAYNTYLGFSLMGV; encoded by the coding sequence ATGATATTGTTTTTATTATCCATTGTAATAGGATTTATACTTTTGGTTTGGAGTGCAGATAAATTTGTAGATGGTGCAGCTACAACTGCAAAGCATCTTGGTATGCCTGCTTTACTTATTGGTATTTTGATAGTCGGCTTTGGTACAAGTGCACCTGAAATGGTAGTATCAGCAATTGCAGCATTTGAAGGCAATCCTGCTTTGGCTTTAGGTAATGCATTAGGGTCAAATATTGTAAATATTGCTTTGATACTAGGAATTACAGCACTAGTTGCACCTATTGCTGTTCATTCTAATATAGTAAAAAAAGAGATACCACTTTTGTTAATATTAGTTTTGGTTACAGGATTTTTACTATTAGATGATACTCTAAGTTTTTATGAAGGATTATTCTTATTAATAGGCTTTTTTGCACTTATTGGATGGTCAGTATATACTGCTATAAAAGGAAAGGGTGATACTCTAGAATCTGAAATGCAAGAAGAACTAGAAATAAAAACTATGAGTTTAAAAGAGGGTATTTTATGGCTTGTAATAGGGCTTGTTTTACTTATTATTAGTTCAAGAATACTTGTTTGGGGAGCAGTTGGTGTAGCTACTGAGTTTGGTGTAAGTGATTTGATAATTGGTCTTACTATAGTAGCACTTGGAACATCTTTACCAGAACTTGCAGCTTCAGTTATAGCTGCTAAAAAAGGGGAACATGATATTGCAATAGGTAATGTTGTAGGTTCAAATATGTTTAATCTTTTGGCGGTAATTGGTATAGCAACAGTTATTCATCCAATGAGTGCAATTCCTGCTGAAGTACTTCAAAGAGATTGGATAGTAATGTTTGTGCTAACTATTGCATTACTGGCTATGGCATATGGATTTAAGGATAGAGAAGGAAGAATTAATAGAGTAGAAGGAACAATACTTATACTTTGTTATATTGCATATAATACATATTTAGGATTTAGTTTAATGGGTGTTTAG
- a CDS encoding OadG family protein, whose product MENINLVYEAIKFMFLGMGVVFCFLIMLVYVLKIQAFVIQKYFSSDSLSNTNVKGKI is encoded by the coding sequence ATGGAAAATATAAACTTAGTTTATGAAGCAATAAAGTTTATGTTCTTGGGTATGGGAGTTGTATTTTGTTTTCTTATTATGCTTGTATATGTTCTTAAAATTCAAGCATTTGTAATACAAAAATATTTTTCATCAGACTCATTATCAAATACAAATGTGAAAGGTAAAATATGA